The proteins below are encoded in one region of Colletotrichum lupini chromosome 5, complete sequence:
- a CDS encoding zinc knuckle, with product METSESAAQAVPVLSTGNDAKRVSKKRSLEDVEQGDMMPNGSQSHRASSHEPEAKRARTEQIGQSVEQDVSMDSEGADEGELEEDGEVLPSEPESEDQRVVAAESGGNAGSRTRSKVSSSGEESDAGSKRTTRSMSAAASGPSQVGWNQGITSQIRTSLGGPKTKAAPVPAKVSIAEEESAPAATPASDSQEAPAPTEATEPAQPAQPASKEPKISRQQRRAEAAALEKEKAQNEKSAFVYEGMTFFQPNKKTLLQPKGNNLGSGVWRSKFKSWAQSFISRNSEQEQLLTPEILVAALQDYIAHRAQWNKKRQSPAATTESRKPETRTDMASILASAVKKPTRQLGSEESPLIIHDDEDEVDDDIQEVSPPSGARRESSDQHSATTPSQNDVVEVVDDEDEEMEEEQGEPGQAIMTEEEDLEQQRKYFPGLADTAQICVYCATLGHTSMACPNTRCKFCEHTDHFSWNCPTRERCTKCRQLGHGKTQCKEKLIHLDEEGMECALCGSQAHQENECERVWRSYKPLRMIKKVKPFPAFCSFCGNESHYSSDCHLNRDRPKSETWTLKNRHLYVDKNATDGPISDFASQPQNPKFAPLSIKGSAAKRNHIFYPDSDGSEEGEFISQKVKPRAPLGNIQMSTNLQINAGNFGPPPQTQSNGRGGQQRNGWSAQQPPLPPGPPPPGPPPQGSYSRMSRSHNNQSRQPANGLPPKPPAPQSQQHGRAGPNPPKKQRTRNHSGNSNAGAAQQQQNGGGSAASRRRGKNKRGGKQG from the coding sequence ATGGAGACATCAGAGTCAGCAGCACAAGCCGTTCCGGTCCTTAGCACTGGGAACGATGCCAAACGAGTATCGAAGAAGCGGTCGCTGGAAGACGTTGAGCAGGGAGATATGATGCCCAACGGATCACAATCTCATCGGGCCTCATCGCATGAGCCCGAGGCCAAGCGAGCGAGAACGGAGCAAATCGGTCAATCAGTCGAGCAGGATGTGTCAATGGACTCGGAAGGCGCCGATGAGGGCGAGCTGGAGGAAGACGGAGAGGTTCTACCTTCCGAACCCGAATCCGAAGACCAGAGGGTCGTCGCCGCAGAGAGTGGAGGAAACGCCGGATCTCGCACGCGTTCAAAGGTGTCTTCTTCGGGGGAAGAGTCAGATGCAGGCAGCAAACGGACGACCCGTTCAatgtcggcggcggcgagtgGCCCATCTCAAGTTGGATGGAATCAAGGCATCACGTCCCAGATCCGGACATCACTTGGAGGGCCCAAGACCAAGGCCGCACCGGTGCCGGCCAAGGTCTCTATTGCTGAGGAGGAAAGCGCGCCTGCTGCCACACCTGCATCCGATTCTCAAGAAGCGCCTGCACCGACCGAGGCAACCGAGCCAGCCCAACCTGCCCAACCGGCATCAAAGGAGCCCAAAATCTCTCGACAGCAGCGAAGAGCCGAAGCCGCCGCTCTCGAGAAAGAAAAGGCACAAAATGAAAAGAGTGCTTTCGTCTATGAGGGTATGACTTTCTTCCAACCCAACAAGAAGACGCTTTTGCAACCAAAGGGAAACAACCTAGGCAGTGGAGTGTGGAGATCCAAGTTTAAGAGCTGGGCCCAGTCATTCATCAGCCGCAATAGCGAGCAGGAGCAGCTGCTCACGCCCGAAATTCTCGTCGCCGCTCTGCAGGACTACATTGCGCATCGGGCGCAGTGGAATAAGAAGAGGCAGTCCCCGGCCGCCACCACCGAGTCACGCAAGCCCGAAACGAGGACTGACATGGCCTCCATCCTGGCGTCGGCTGTGAAGAAGCCTACCCGCCAGCTAGGATCGGAAGAGTCGCCCCTGATCATCcacgacgacgaggacgaggtcgACGACGACATTCAAGAAGTATCACCTCCTTCCGGTGCCAGACGGGAGTCCAGCGATCAGCATTCGGCTACAACACCATCTCAAAACGACGTGGTGGAAGTGGtggacgacgaggacgaggagatGGAGGAAGAGCAAGGTGAACCTGGACAGGCGATCATgaccgaggaggaggacctGGAGCAGCAGCGAAAGTACTTCCCTGGCCTGGCAGACACCGCCCAGATCTGCGTGTACTGCGCAACTCTCGGACACACCTCGATGGCTTGCCCCAACACTCGTTGCAAGTTCTGCGAACATACCGACCACTTTTCGTGGAACTGCCCTACACGCGAGAGGTGCACTAAGTGTCGCCAGCTCGGCCACGGCAAGACCCAGTGCAAGGAGAAGCTCATTCACCTGGATGAGGAGGGCATGGAGTGTGCCCTATGTGGCTCCCAGGCTCATCAGGAGAACGAGTGCGAGAGAGTCTGGCGGTCATACAAGCCTTTGAGGATGATCAAGAAGGTTAAGCCGTTCCCTGCCTTCTGCAGCTTTTGCGGAAACGAGAGCCACTACTCTTCCGATTGTCATCTGAACCGTGACAGACCGAAAAGCGAAACGTGGACGCTCAAGAACAGACACCTCTACGTCGACAAGAACGCAACCGATGGCCCGATCAGCGACTTCGCTAGTCAGCCCCAGAACCCCAAGTTCGCCCCTCTCTCGATCAAGGGCTCTGCAGCCAAGCGAAACCACATCTTCTACCCCGATAGCGACGGGTCGGAGGAGGGCGAGTTCATCAGCCAGAAGGTGAAGCCGCGTGCTCCACTCGGCAACATCCAGATGTCGACCAACCTCCAGATCAACGCCGGCAACTTTGGACCACCACCGCAGACGCAGTCAAACGGGCGCGGTGGCCAGCAGCGAAATGGGTGGTCAGCGCAGCAGCCTCCCCTCCCTCCAGGACCTCCACCTCCAGGTCCGCCACCACAGGGCTCGTACTCGCGAATGTCTAGAAGCCACAACAACCAGTCGCGCCAGCCGGCGAACGGTCTGCCCCCCAAGCCCCCAGCACCGCAGTCGCAGCAACACGGGCGAGCAGGACCGAATCCGCCGAAGAAGCAGAGGACAAGGAACCATTCCGGAAACTCCAATGCGGGAGccgcgcagcagcagcagaacGGTGGGGGCTCGGCGGCATCGCGCCGAAGGGGCAAGAACAAACGCGGTGGGAAGCAAGGATGA